One part of the Solanum dulcamara chromosome 3, daSolDulc1.2, whole genome shotgun sequence genome encodes these proteins:
- the LOC129881694 gene encoding putative F-box/LRR-repeat protein At5g02700 has translation MFESTESIEWEVQKGDEELIIDFWSKIKVEQQVPKVCMHNKKKNFTRRETADILPECVIRKILCFLSFKEAAQLSIVSKTWLQAWLAHPNLDVTVDYNGKFLEIVDNIMKRYRDGLIPIEKFELSHFDSSSQGFPLIDKWFDIALQNGVKDLAFNVPRYSSYRLPIFEILATKSLRELVLWGCHLKCVSLSSGVANCDSLRMLSLSYVSLSEKMLQTLLNSCPLIVSFICDYCDGLEKIEVVNLQKIKSISIWKCRNQRVEIQAPTLEHLSYFSVSKESPMLDILDVPNLVSLEYKGDQLPETFVDANFQWSCHPRRLILESTSKTIASFMDRLMYKKSPSHGSSYGSKHLHSQLKEVKVYKLDSSWQPVEFRSEERATRTLKEGEKFYFTLEW, from the coding sequence ATGTTTGAATCTACCGAAAGCATTGAGTGGGAAGTGCAGAAGGGAGACGAAGAGCTGATTATCGATTTTTGGAGCAAAATCAAAGTAGAACAACAGGTTCCTAAGGTATGTATGcacaataaaaagaaaaattttacGAGGAGAGAGACAGCTGACATATTGCCTGAATGTGTGATTCGCAAAATACTATGTTTTCTTAGTTTTAAAGAAGCTGCACAGCTGAGTATTGTCTCCAAAACATGGCTGCAAGCATGGTTGGCTCATCCCAATTTGGATGTCACAGTTGATTATAACGGAAAATTTTTGGAAATAGTGGATAATATCATGAAGAGATATAGGGATGGATTAATCCCTATAGAGAAGTTTGAATTATCACACTTTGATTCTTCCTCTCAAGGTTTTCCGTTGATTGATAAGTGGTTTGACATTGCACTTCAGAATGGTGTGAAAGATCTCGCCTTTAATGTTCCTAGATATTCATCATACCGCTTGCCTATTTTCGAAATCTTGGCAACGAAATCTCTAAGAGAATTGGTTCTGTGGGGTTGTCATTTGAAGTGTGTTTCATTATCTAGTGGAGTCGCGAACTGCGATTCTTTGAGAATGCTTTCTCTATCTTATGTTAGTTTAAGCGAAAAAATGCTTCAGACTCTACTTAATAGTTGTCCCTTGATCGTCAGTTTCATATGTGATTATTGTGATGGGTTGGAAAAGATTGAGGTGGTAAATCTTCAAAAGATCAAGTCAATTTCCATTTGGAAATGTAGAAACCAGCGTGTTGAAATTCAAGCACCAACTCTTGAACACTTGTCTTATTTTAGTGTTTCGAAAGAGTCTCCTATGTTGGATATTCTTGATGTTCCAAACTTGGTGTCACTAGAGTATAAGGGAGATCAACTTCCTGAGACTTTTGTGGATGCTAATTTTCAATGGAGTTGTCATCCTAGGAGACTCATCCTTGAGTCAACTAGTAAAACGATTGCATCTTTCATGGACCGTTTAATGTATAAAAAGAGTCCGAGTCATGGTAGTTCTTATGGAAGCAAGCATTTGCATAGTCAATTAAAAGAAGTAAAAGTCTACAAATTAGATTCGAGTTGGCAGCCTGTTGAGTTCAGAAGTGAGGAGAGGGCAACAAGGACCCTTAAGGAGGgggagaaattttattttacgtTAGAGTGGTGA